The proteins below are encoded in one region of Equus caballus isolate H_3958 breed thoroughbred chromosome 16, TB-T2T, whole genome shotgun sequence:
- the C16H3orf33 gene encoding protein C3orf33 homolog isoform X2, whose protein sequence is MAARSAAPSSEPGEAAAAPNAVARVSQWADDHLRLVWNISTVMAAAGMVLLLRSVRLTSKFTSSSEIPVEFIRRNVKLRGRLRRITDSGLEIEHIPITLPIISSWRKEPCGVLLVQLAGVELTETGKMWLQKELKPSQLLWFQLLGKENSTLFCYLLVNRGRYFTVSLNEEILRRGLGKTVLVKGLNHDSKIYWRIHRNLLKAELTALKKREGIWKEESEKESYLEKFKGSWREIWGKYSNLKKTGSDFNLKKESYYDKFRRTYEAWKDNMSNYSLILKFREFTSRIHFRRKG, encoded by the exons ATGGCGGCGCGCTCCGCGGCTCCCTCCTCGGAGCCCGGCGAGGCCGCTGCGGCGCCCAACGCGGTGGCGCGCGTGTCGCAGTGGGCGGACGACCACCTGCGCCTGGTCTGG AACATCAGCACCGTAATGGCCGCAGCTGGGATGGTGTTACTTCTAAGAAGTGTTCGACTG ACTTCAAAATTTACGAGTTCTTCAGAAATTCCAGTGGAATTTATAAGAAGGAATGTTAAACTACGTGGACGATTACGCCGAATAACCGACAGTGGTTTAGAAATTGAGCATATTCCTATTACTTTACCTATTATATCTTCATGGAGAA AAGAGCCATGCGGTGTTTTGCTGGTTCagctggctggagtagaactcaCTGAAACTGGGAAGATGTGGTTACAGAAAGAGCTAAAACCTTCCCAACTTCTATGGTTCCAGCTTCTTGGAAAGGAGAATTCAACACTCTTTTGCTACCTTTTGGTGAATAGG GGTAGGTATTTTACTGTGAGTCTGAATGAAGAAATTCTGAGAAGAGGCCTTGGCAAAACTGTTCTTGTTAAAGGGCTAAACCATGATTCTAAAATCTATTGGAGAATTCACAGAAACTTACTTAAAGCTGAATTAACAGccttgaaaaaaagagaaggaatatggaaagaagaatctgaaaaagaaagttatttggaaaaattcaaaGGCTCCTGGAGAGAAATATGGGGAAaatacagtaatttaaaaaaaactggaTCAGATTTCAACTTGAAAAAAGAGAGTTATTATGACAAATTTAGAAGGACATATGAAGCATGGAAAGACAACATGAGTAACTACTCCTTAATACTGAAGTTCAGAGAATTTACAAGTCGCATACACTTTCGTAGAAAAGGGTAA
- the C16H3orf33 gene encoding protein C3orf33 homolog isoform X1 → MAAAGMVLLLRSVRLTSKFTSSSEIPVEFIRRNVKLRGRLRRITDSGLEIEHIPITLPIISSWRKEPCGVLLVQLAGVELTETGKMWLQKELKPSQLLWFQLLGKENSTLFCYLLVNRGRYFTVSLNEEILRRGLGKTVLVKGLNHDSKIYWRIHRNLLKAELTALKKREGIWKEESEKESYLEKFKGSWREIWGKYSNLKKTGSDFNLKKESYYDKFRRTYEAWKDNMSNYSLILKFREFTSRIHFRRKG, encoded by the exons ATGGCCGCAGCTGGGATGGTGTTACTTCTAAGAAGTGTTCGACTG ACTTCAAAATTTACGAGTTCTTCAGAAATTCCAGTGGAATTTATAAGAAGGAATGTTAAACTACGTGGACGATTACGCCGAATAACCGACAGTGGTTTAGAAATTGAGCATATTCCTATTACTTTACCTATTATATCTTCATGGAGAA AAGAGCCATGCGGTGTTTTGCTGGTTCagctggctggagtagaactcaCTGAAACTGGGAAGATGTGGTTACAGAAAGAGCTAAAACCTTCCCAACTTCTATGGTTCCAGCTTCTTGGAAAGGAGAATTCAACACTCTTTTGCTACCTTTTGGTGAATAGG GGTAGGTATTTTACTGTGAGTCTGAATGAAGAAATTCTGAGAAGAGGCCTTGGCAAAACTGTTCTTGTTAAAGGGCTAAACCATGATTCTAAAATCTATTGGAGAATTCACAGAAACTTACTTAAAGCTGAATTAACAGccttgaaaaaaagagaaggaatatggaaagaagaatctgaaaaagaaagttatttggaaaaattcaaaGGCTCCTGGAGAGAAATATGGGGAAaatacagtaatttaaaaaaaactggaTCAGATTTCAACTTGAAAAAAGAGAGTTATTATGACAAATTTAGAAGGACATATGAAGCATGGAAAGACAACATGAGTAACTACTCCTTAATACTGAAGTTCAGAGAATTTACAAGTCGCATACACTTTCGTAGAAAAGGGTAA